From Rhodococcus sp. B7740:
ACGCCGAGCCGACCCGCAGTGCTGCGGCCGACCTCGGACGAGGAACTGGTGCCCGATGACGCGGGCAAGTTCGCGGCGCCGCAGTCCGAGTACACGTACTTGCTGATGCCGGTCAGGCTGCCGGGCTGATCCGGTCTGGTTACTGTTGAACCCGCGCGAACTTTCGCACCTGACACAGACAAGGACGCCTCATCATGCAGCTGGGCTTGGTCGGTCTCGGAAAAATGGGCTTCAACATGCGCGAGAGACTGCGTGAGCACGGTCACGAGGTGGTCGGCTACGACCCCCGACCGGAGGTGACCGATACTCCGTCACTGGCCGGTCTGGCCCAGGCGCTGACGGCGCCTCGTGTGGTGTGGGTGATGGTTCCGTCGGGCAAGATCACCCGCGACACCATCACCGGTCTGGCCGATGTGCTCGAGCCGGGCGATCTGGTGATCGACGGCGGAAATTCTCGATTCACCGACGACAAGCCCAACGCAGAGCTGTTGGACGCCAAGGGAATCGGCTACATCGACGCCGGAGTATCCGGTGGCGTCTGGGGCCTGAAGAACGGCTACGGCCTGATGGTCGGCGGTCAGGACGAGCACGTCGCTCGGGCGATGCCGATCTTCGACGCCTTGCGTCCCGAAGGCGAGCGTGCGGACGGTTTCGTGCACGCCGGTCCGGTCGGTGCAGGCCACTACTCGAAGATGGTGCACAACGGCATCGAGTACGGGTTGATGCAGGCGTACGCCGAGGGTTACGAGATCCTCGAGGCCGAAGAACTCGTGCAAGATGTCCAGGGCGTACTGCGAGCCTGGAGCAAGGGAACGGTCGTGCGATCGTGGCTGCTCGACCTGTTGGTCGAAGCGCTGGGCCAGGATCCGGAATTCAGTGCGATCTCCGGCTACACCGAGGATTCCGGTGAGGGCCGTTGGACCGTCGAGGAGGCCATTCGTCACGCGGTCCCCGCACCGGTCATCTCCGCGGCCCTGTTCGCGAGATTTGCGTCGCGGCAAGAGGATTCACCGGCAATGAAGGCTGTTTCCGCACTGCGCAACCAGTTCGGCGGGCACGCGGTGAAGAAGGCCGATGCCGACGAGACCCTGCGCGCCCCGGCGCCGAAGAACACCGAGTAAGTGTTCGTTCGGTCTCTGCAGCTGCACGATTTTCGATCCTGGGACGATCTCACCGTCGACCTCGGACCGGGCTCGACCGTGTTCGTAGGGCCCAACGGACACGGCAAGACCAATCTGCTCGAGTCGCTCAACTATCTGTCGACGTTGTCCTCGCATCGTGTGTCGTCGGACGCTCCCATGATTCGAGCCGGTGCTGCCAAGGCCTTCGTGGGCAGCGCCGTGGTCAATCACGGTCGCGAATTGATCATCGATGTCGAGCTCCTCGAAGGCAGAGCCAACAAGGCTCGGATGAACAGGTCTCCGCTGCGGCGCCCCCGTGAGATTCTGGGGGTGTTGCAGAGTGTGCTGTTCGCTCCCGAGGATCTTTCGCTCGTGCGCGGCGATCCCGGCGAGCGACGCCGCTATCTCGACGAGCTACTGACCACTCGGATTCCTCGAATGGCCACCGTCCGTGCCGATTACGACAAGGTGCTGCGGCAACGATCGGCTCTGCTCAAGACGGCGAGTGGATCGCTGCGTCGCGGATCGTCCTCGGGCGACGGCGCGAGTGCGCTCGCCACCCTGGACGTCTGGGATGGTCATCTGGCAGCGCACGGAGCTCGATTGCTCGCTGCCAGAATAGCTTTGGTTCACGAGCTGATGCCGTTCGTGCAACAGGCCTACAGTTCGATCGCACCCGAGTCGCGGTTGGCTGCCGTCGCCTATCGCTGCAGTCTGGCCGAGGCGCTCCCACCGGAGTTCTCCGATGCCGACCGTGCACCAGAGCCCGACGACACAGAAGTTCTCGAAGCTGCCTTCCTCCACCAACTTTCGGTGATGAGACAGCGTGAAATCGAACGCGGGGTCTGCCTGGTCGGACCGCACCGCGACGACCTGGAACTGATGCTCGGTGACCAACCGACGAAAGGCTTTGCCAGCCATGGTGAATCGTGGTCGTACGCGTTGTCTCTGCGGCTCGGCTCCTTTGCCTTGTTGCGGGAGGACGGTACCGACCCGGTACTGATGCTCGACGACGTCTTCGCCGAACTCGACCGCAAACGGCGTGCCGCGCTGGCGACGGTGGCGGCCGGTGCCGAGCAGGTGCTCATCACGGCCGCGGTACCCGAGGACGTACCACCCGAGCTGGACGCTCGTCGCTACGGAGTGGAAGCGAAGCAGAGCGCGGATTCCGGTGCAGCAGGACGTATCTCGCGTATCTCGGACTTGTCGGACGATCTCGACATCGCACGTTCGGAAGGTGAGGATCGATGACCGACGACGACGCGACTCCCACGGACAACGGTGACGTACCGGAACTGAAAGGCGTGGATCTGGCGCGTCGAGCACTCGAGGACGCCCGGGCCGCAGCCAAGGCCAGCGGCAAATCGGTGGGACAGGGACGGTCGTCACCGACGGGCGGAGTCAGAGCACTGCGGGGGCGTCGTCGCCGGGGCTGGTCGGGAGCCGGGCCGGACGACCGTGATCCCCAGGCGTTCGGGGCGCTGGCGAACTCGATCGCGTCCAAGCGCGGATGGTCGGCGAAGGTGTCGGAGGGCGCGGTGCTCGGCCGGTGGCCGAGCGTGGTCGGCGAGGACATCTCGGCTCATGCGGACCCCACCGGTCTCAAGGACGGAGTGTTGAGTATTTCCGCCGAGTCCACGGCGTGGGCGACCCAGTTGAGGCTGATGCAGTCGCAGATTCTGGCCAAGATCGCTGCCGCTGTCGGTCACGGCGTGGTGACCTCGCTACGCATCACCGGTCCGACGACCCAGAGTTGGAGAAAAGGCGAACGGCACGTCCGGGGACGAGGGCCGCGCGACACGTACGGATAGTGAGAGGTCCCAACCTTCACTTTCGAAACCTCCTGGTCCAGGTGATTCTCAACAGATGTTGGGGCCAGTGTTGCTGTGACATGGTCGATGTGCGTAGCGTGATTCGGGACACGCAACGGTCGGGGGACCGATTTACTGTTCTGTGCGCATCGGACGAGGAGAAGTTGTGTCTGCACCAACGAAGAAGACATCGACAGCAGCCGTCGATGTGGACGGAACCCCCGAAGATCGCGTCATCCTGCACGCGCGGAACGTGGAGTTCGATTGGAACTCCCTGCCGCTGCACTACATGGACGGCAACCCACTCGCGACGCACCTGATCAACGTGATGCACCTGCTCCTGCCCGAGGGTGAGGAGTGGTTCGTGCGCACGTTCAAGGAGGCGCTGCCACTTATCCACGACGATCAGCTGCGCGACGACGTGATCGGATTCATCGGTCAGGAAGCGATGCACGCGCAGGCGCACACCGATGTGCACGATCAGCTTCGGGCCCACGGCATCGACGTCGATCCGTACGTCGATCAGATGAAGTTCCTGTTCGGCCGTGCTCTCGGAAACCGGTCCGGTCACGGCCAGAACAGCCTGGTCGAACGTCTCGCCCTGATCGCCGCCGCCGAGCACTTGACCGCTTTTCTCGGCGATTGGGTTCTCAATGCCACGGCGTTGGACGAGGCGGACATCGATCCGATCATGCTTGACCTGCTGCGGTGGCACGGAGCCGAAGAGGTCGAGCATCGATCGGTGGCCTACGAGGTGATGCGATACTTCGACGTCCGCCCGGCCCGTCGGATCCGAACCTACGTCGTCATCGCGCCCACGCTCGTGTGGTTCTGGACCCGCGGTGTTCGCTTTCTCATGAGCCAGGATCCGACGCTGGCGCACCTTCCCGCCAAGCAGCGCACACCGTCGTTCCGAGAGTTTCGCCGAGTGGCCGCTGCGGGTCTGTTCCCGACCCCAATGTCGATGGTGAAAGCGTCGCTGCGCTACTTCAAGCGCACGTACCACCCTTCGCAGGAAGGGTCGACGGTGCAGGCAGTGCAGTATCTGGCCACCTCACCGGCAGCTCGGTCCGCCGATCGATGACCAAACGCACGTTGCGGAGCAAGCTCGGCGCAATGGCACAGAAGGTGGACTCGTTCCGACTGGGACGCACGATTCCGAAGAATCTGTACGGCCGCGACGAGCCCGATCAGACCGTGTCACTGGTGACCGACGCGCTCGACAAATGGTTCGCGCTGCTCGACGGTGACGACTACGACGCGTCGTTCGCGGCACCGCTCGTCGTCCGGACCCGCGTACTGACCTTGGTCTCACGCGAAGTGCTCTGCGTGGACGAGCACGTGGTCCGACTGACGTTCGCCGCGGCCGACGGAGCGGTGTTGCCTGCGTGGGCACCGGGAATGCATCTGGACTTCTATCTCCCGTCCGGCCGCCGTCGGCAGTACTCGTTGTGTGGCGATCCGGATGCCGACTCGTACTCCATCGCGGTGCGCCTGGTGCCCGACGGCGGCGGCGGGTCGCGCGAGATGCACGGTCTCCCGGTCGGCACCGAAGTCTCGATTCGGGGGCCGCGCAACGGTTTTCCGTTCGTAAAGTCCGAGCATGCACTGTTCGTGGCCGGAGGAATCGGTATCACTGCCATCATCTCGATGGTCCGTCGCGCTCGCCGGACGGGAATGGACTGGCACCTGGTCTACTGTGGCCGTTCGCGTGAATCGATGCCGTTCCTCGACGAGATCGCCGGTTGGGAGGCCGAGCGTGTCACGGTGCGGACCGATGATGTGGACGGCATGCCGTCGAGCATGGATCTGCTCGGTGCCGCGGCACCGGGTGGTTCGGTCTACGTGTGCGGGCCGCCGCCGATGATCGACCTGGTTCGGGCTTCGTTCGACTCCTTGCCCGCAACGCATCTGCACTTCGAGCGGTTCTCGCCGCCACCGGTGAAGAACGGTGCCGAATTCGAGGTCCAACTCGTCGACTCCGGTGACATCGTCACGGTCGGCCCGGAAGAGACTGCGCTGCATGCCATTCGGCGGCTGCGCCCGGATGTGGCGTACTCCTGTCAGCAGGGTTTCTGCGGGACGTGTCGCGTTCGAGTACTGAGCGGAACACCGCAGCATCGGGAGAATCGACTCACGGCCGAGGAGCAGCAGCGTGAGATGTTGATCTGCGTGTCGCGTTCCGAGGGCGAACGGATCGTGCTCGATCTGTAGCCGAATCGCCGGTTTTACCCTTCATCTTTGCCGTCCGGTATCGAAAAAATGCGTCTGTGAAGCAATCAGGGGCCTTTTAGGGGTGTCATCGTGCCCATGCTGTCGCAGGCAACCAGTACTATGGACCGGTACGACATCAAGCCCGGAAAAAACGCATGGACTCGGGCGCGGCCGGAACCGACTGCGCCCATCCCTGCGGTAGCACCCTGCGGGGTGTGAGCGGGGTAGTGGACGCGTAGAAGGAGAACCAGCTAACCGTGGCTGCCCAGAAGTCAGGTATCAACGACAACAGCAAGGATTACGGCGCTTCGTCCATCACGGTCCTCGAGGGCCTGGAAGCGGTTCGTAAGAGGCCCGGTATGTACATCGGCTCCACCGGTGAACGAGGCCTGCATCACCTGATCTGGGAGGTCGTCGACAACTCCGTCGACGAGGCCATGGCCGGCTATGCGTCCACCGTCGACGTCACCATCCACGAGGACGGCAGCGTCGAGGTCAAGGACGACGGTCGAGGAATTCCCGTCGCCATGCACGCCTCCGGTGTTCCCACCGTCGAGGTCGTCATGACACAGCTGCACGCAGGCGGCAAGTTCGACTCCGACTCCTATGCCGTCTCCGGTGGACTGCACGGCGTCGGCATCTCGGTGGTGAACGCACTCTCCACCAAGGTGGAACTTCAGATCGCGCGCGACGGTCATCGCTACAAGCAGACCTACGACTACGCCAAGCCCAGCCCGCTCGAGACCGTCGGCGATACCGACGAGACCGGGACCACCGTACGATTCTGGGCCGACGGCAAGATCTTCGAGACTCTCGACTACAGCTTCGAGACCGTGCACCGTCGCCTGCAGGAGATGGCGTTCCTGAACAAGGGACTGACCATCAACTTCACCGACGAGCGGGTGGCAGCCACCGACGCCACCGAGGAAGAACTCGGTGAGACGGCCGAGGCACCCAAGACCGCCGAGGAAGAACAGGCCGACGCGGCCGTCGCCAAGCCGGCCAAGGTGCGCAAGCGGACCTATCACTACCCGGACGGCCTGGTCGACTTCGTCAAGCACATCAACAGGACCAAGACCGCGATCCACAATTCGGTCGTCGGCTTCACCGGTAAGGGTGAGGGCCACGAGGTCGAGATCGCCATGCAGTGGAACGCCGGTTACTCCGAGTCGGTACACACCTTCGCCAACACCATCAACACGCACGAGGGCGGCACCCACGAAGAGGGCTTCCGAACCGCGCTCACCTCGACGGTGAACAAGTACGCACTCGAGAAGAAGCTCGTCAAGGAGAAGGACGTCAAGCTCACCGGCGACGACATCCGTGAGGGTCTGGCCGCAGTCATCTCGGTACGGGTCGGCGAGCCGCAGTTCGAGGGACAGACCAAGACCAAGCTCGGCAACACCGAGATCAGGTCGTTCGTGCAGAAGGCATGCAACGAGCACCTGGCGCACTGGTTCGAATCGAACCCCGCCGACGCCAAGACCATCATCAACAAGGCGGTCTCCTCCGCGCAGGCCCGGATGGCCGCACGCAAGGCGCGAGAATTGGTGCGCCGCAAGAGCGCAACCGATATCGGAGGCCTGCCGGGCAAGCTCGCCGACTGCCGCTCGAACGATCCGAGCAAGTCCGAGATCTACATCGTGGAGGGCGACTCCGCCGGCGGCTCGGCCAAATCGGGACGCGATTCGATGTTCCAGGCGATCCTGCCGCTGCGCGGAAAGATCATCAACGTCGAGAAGGCTCGCATCGACCGCGTCCTCAAGAACAACGAGGTCCAGTCGATCATCACCGCCTTCGGCACCGGCATCCACGACGAGTTCGACATCACCAAGCTTCGCTATCACAAGATCGTGCTGATGGCCGACGCCGACGTCGACGGCCAGCACATCTCGACCCTGCTGATGACGCTGCTGTTCCGCTTCATGCGACCGTTGATCGAGCACGGCCACGTCTACCTGGCCATGCCGCCGCTGTACAAGTTGAAGTGGAGCCGGGGTGAACCCGACTTCGCCTACTCCGACCGCGAGCGCGACGGTCTGCTCGAGGCCGGTATCGCGAACAAGCGCAAGATCAACGTCGAGGACGGCGTCCAGCGCTACAAGGGCCTCGGCGAGATGAA
This genomic window contains:
- the gyrB gene encoding DNA topoisomerase (ATP-hydrolyzing) subunit B; translation: MAAQKSGINDNSKDYGASSITVLEGLEAVRKRPGMYIGSTGERGLHHLIWEVVDNSVDEAMAGYASTVDVTIHEDGSVEVKDDGRGIPVAMHASGVPTVEVVMTQLHAGGKFDSDSYAVSGGLHGVGISVVNALSTKVELQIARDGHRYKQTYDYAKPSPLETVGDTDETGTTVRFWADGKIFETLDYSFETVHRRLQEMAFLNKGLTINFTDERVAATDATEEELGETAEAPKTAEEEQADAAVAKPAKVRKRTYHYPDGLVDFVKHINRTKTAIHNSVVGFTGKGEGHEVEIAMQWNAGYSESVHTFANTINTHEGGTHEEGFRTALTSTVNKYALEKKLVKEKDVKLTGDDIREGLAAVISVRVGEPQFEGQTKTKLGNTEIRSFVQKACNEHLAHWFESNPADAKTIINKAVSSAQARMAARKARELVRRKSATDIGGLPGKLADCRSNDPSKSEIYIVEGDSAGGSAKSGRDSMFQAILPLRGKIINVEKARIDRVLKNNEVQSIITAFGTGIHDEFDITKLRYHKIVLMADADVDGQHISTLLMTLLFRFMRPLIEHGHVYLAMPPLYKLKWSRGEPDFAYSDRERDGLLEAGIANKRKINVEDGVQRYKGLGEMNAKELWETTMDPSVRVLRLVTLDDAAAADELFSVLMGEDVSARRSFIARNAKDVRFLDV
- a CDS encoding PDR/VanB family oxidoreductase, producing MAQKVDSFRLGRTIPKNLYGRDEPDQTVSLVTDALDKWFALLDGDDYDASFAAPLVVRTRVLTLVSREVLCVDEHVVRLTFAAADGAVLPAWAPGMHLDFYLPSGRRRQYSLCGDPDADSYSIAVRLVPDGGGGSREMHGLPVGTEVSIRGPRNGFPFVKSEHALFVAGGIGITAIISMVRRARRTGMDWHLVYCGRSRESMPFLDEIAGWEAERVTVRTDDVDGMPSSMDLLGAAAPGGSVYVCGPPPMIDLVRASFDSLPATHLHFERFSPPPVKNGAEFEVQLVDSGDIVTVGPEETALHAIRRLRPDVAYSCQQGFCGTCRVRVLSGTPQHRENRLTAEEQQREMLICVSRSEGERIVLDL
- the gnd gene encoding phosphogluconate dehydrogenase (NAD(+)-dependent, decarboxylating) yields the protein MQLGLVGLGKMGFNMRERLREHGHEVVGYDPRPEVTDTPSLAGLAQALTAPRVVWVMVPSGKITRDTITGLADVLEPGDLVIDGGNSRFTDDKPNAELLDAKGIGYIDAGVSGGVWGLKNGYGLMVGGQDEHVARAMPIFDALRPEGERADGFVHAGPVGAGHYSKMVHNGIEYGLMQAYAEGYEILEAEELVQDVQGVLRAWSKGTVVRSWLLDLLVEALGQDPEFSAISGYTEDSGEGRWTVEEAIRHAVPAPVISAALFARFASRQEDSPAMKAVSALRNQFGGHAVKKADADETLRAPAPKNTE
- a CDS encoding DUF721 family protein, giving the protein MTDDDATPTDNGDVPELKGVDLARRALEDARAAAKASGKSVGQGRSSPTGGVRALRGRRRRGWSGAGPDDRDPQAFGALANSIASKRGWSAKVSEGAVLGRWPSVVGEDISAHADPTGLKDGVLSISAESTAWATQLRLMQSQILAKIAAAVGHGVVTSLRITGPTTQSWRKGERHVRGRGPRDTYG
- a CDS encoding metal-dependent hydrolase; its protein translation is MSAPTKKTSTAAVDVDGTPEDRVILHARNVEFDWNSLPLHYMDGNPLATHLINVMHLLLPEGEEWFVRTFKEALPLIHDDQLRDDVIGFIGQEAMHAQAHTDVHDQLRAHGIDVDPYVDQMKFLFGRALGNRSGHGQNSLVERLALIAAAEHLTAFLGDWVLNATALDEADIDPIMLDLLRWHGAEEVEHRSVAYEVMRYFDVRPARRIRTYVVIAPTLVWFWTRGVRFLMSQDPTLAHLPAKQRTPSFREFRRVAAAGLFPTPMSMVKASLRYFKRTYHPSQEGSTVQAVQYLATSPAARSADR
- the recF gene encoding DNA replication/repair protein RecF (All proteins in this family for which functions are known are DNA-binding proteins that assist the filamentation of RecA onto DNA for the initiation of recombination or recombinational repair.), giving the protein MFVRSLQLHDFRSWDDLTVDLGPGSTVFVGPNGHGKTNLLESLNYLSTLSSHRVSSDAPMIRAGAAKAFVGSAVVNHGRELIIDVELLEGRANKARMNRSPLRRPREILGVLQSVLFAPEDLSLVRGDPGERRRYLDELLTTRIPRMATVRADYDKVLRQRSALLKTASGSLRRGSSSGDGASALATLDVWDGHLAAHGARLLAARIALVHELMPFVQQAYSSIAPESRLAAVAYRCSLAEALPPEFSDADRAPEPDDTEVLEAAFLHQLSVMRQREIERGVCLVGPHRDDLELMLGDQPTKGFASHGESWSYALSLRLGSFALLREDGTDPVLMLDDVFAELDRKRRAALATVAAGAEQVLITAAVPEDVPPELDARRYGVEAKQSADSGAAGRISRISDLSDDLDIARSEGEDR